One window of Actinomycetota bacterium genomic DNA carries:
- a CDS encoding SIMPL domain-containing protein (The SIMPL domain is named for its presence in mouse protein SIMPL (signalling molecule that associates with mouse pelle-like kinase). Bacterial member BP26, from Brucella, was shown to assemble into a channel-like structure, while YggE from E. coli has been associated with resistance to oxidative stress.), with protein sequence MAGKSGRRTLVALGAVAALMLGGCGANTTGGQAADEPSITAKGVGRVTGVPDIVVVTLGVESESPQASQALAANNDRTNAVITLLKEAGVADEDVKTSQFSINPRYDDEGRAITGYVVTNLLTARLGEGKDPGALIDAAAGAAGNDVRVQSVQFEIDDEGSLYAEARADAVRQAKTQAEQLAEAADVELGEVRSIVESSTQPPPGFPMARTDSLAAGVPLQPGSQELTLEVQVVYDID encoded by the coding sequence ATGGCTGGAAAATCTGGGAGAAGAACACTAGTTGCGCTGGGAGCGGTCGCCGCTTTGATGCTGGGCGGCTGCGGCGCCAATACAACCGGAGGGCAGGCGGCCGACGAGCCCTCGATCACCGCCAAGGGGGTGGGCCGGGTTACCGGTGTGCCGGACATCGTGGTGGTCACGCTGGGAGTGGAGTCCGAGTCGCCGCAGGCGTCGCAGGCGCTGGCCGCCAACAACGACAGGACGAACGCGGTGATCACGTTATTGAAGGAGGCCGGGGTGGCCGACGAGGACGTGAAGACCTCGCAGTTCTCAATCAACCCGCGCTACGACGACGAGGGCAGGGCGATAACCGGCTACGTGGTCACGAACCTGCTCACCGCCCGGCTGGGGGAGGGTAAGGACCCCGGTGCTCTGATAGACGCAGCGGCCGGGGCCGCCGGCAACGACGTGAGGGTGCAGTCGGTTCAGTTCGAGATCGACGACGAGGGGTCCCTCTACGCCGAGGCCCGCGCCGATGCGGTCAGGCAGGCAAAGACGCAGGCGGAGCAGCTGGCAGAGGCGGCGGACGTCGAGCTGGGTGAGGTGCGGTCGATTGTCGAGTCGAGTACCCAGCCCCCGCCCGGCTTCCCGATGGCCCGAACCGACAGTCTCGCCGCCGGCGTTCCGCTGCAGCCGGGGTCCCAGGAGCTGACGCTCGAGGTTCAGGTGGTGTACGACATCGACTAG
- a CDS encoding ABC-F family ATP-binding cassette domain-containing protein, with product MLQVKNLQIAIGTRLLLDDASFMVAPGDKVGLVGRNGMGKSTLMSILSQEAAGAVEYEGSVKFQGTFSYLRQAKLNAGQEAFTALSYVLAGRNLTEAQDRLTKLQIAMENDPSDRNIARFARSEENFRLAGGYQAESEARRICAGLGISGDEMTRPMETLSGGERRRIELAHSLFSNAETLLLDEPSNHLDVDAKQWLMAFLRSYAGGLLIVSHDLELLDSAITRVLHLDQGSMHTYKGTYSQYRVARAADVLRQNKMATIQEADIDRLKTLADRMRHQTASRARVAKNLDKRVEQMRSTKISRVGKESTVRFKIPTPPKPGRLVMRANKLEMRYGDQLVFDKLSFEVTRGDRLLVMGLNGAGKSTLLKILSETIEPVSGTVAPGMNVSLGYYAQEHEGLKADEPVIDHLRADGVLTDQQIRALLGMFTLSGDKAFQLAGTLSGGEKTKLALAQLAAKRHNLLLLDEPTNNLDPVSREGITAALQSWEGTLMIVSHDEAFVQQLQPTHVLSMPDGEYTHWSDDLLELVALA from the coding sequence TTGCTGCAGGTCAAAAATCTTCAAATTGCGATCGGCACGCGTCTGTTGCTGGACGACGCGTCGTTCATGGTCGCGCCCGGCGACAAGGTGGGACTGGTCGGCCGCAACGGCATGGGCAAGTCGACCTTGATGTCGATCCTGTCCCAGGAGGCCGCCGGCGCCGTCGAGTACGAAGGGTCGGTCAAGTTCCAGGGCACCTTCAGCTACCTGCGCCAGGCCAAGCTGAACGCCGGGCAGGAGGCTTTCACCGCACTCTCCTACGTACTGGCCGGCCGCAACCTCACCGAGGCCCAGGACCGCCTGACCAAGCTGCAGATCGCGATGGAGAACGACCCGTCGGACCGCAACATCGCCCGGTTCGCCCGCTCCGAGGAGAACTTCCGTCTCGCCGGCGGTTACCAGGCCGAGTCGGAAGCTCGCCGGATCTGCGCCGGCCTCGGGATCTCGGGCGACGAGATGACCCGGCCAATGGAGACCCTGTCCGGTGGTGAGCGCCGCCGCATCGAGCTGGCGCACTCGCTGTTCTCCAACGCCGAGACCCTTCTTCTGGACGAGCCCTCCAACCATCTGGACGTCGACGCCAAGCAGTGGCTCATGGCGTTCCTGCGGTCCTATGCCGGAGGCCTGCTGATCGTCAGCCACGACCTGGAGCTGCTCGACTCCGCCATCACCCGCGTCCTGCACCTCGACCAGGGCTCGATGCACACCTACAAGGGCACCTACAGCCAGTACAGGGTCGCTCGGGCGGCCGACGTGTTGCGCCAGAACAAGATGGCCACCATCCAGGAGGCCGACATCGACCGGTTGAAGACCCTCGCCGACCGGATGCGGCACCAGACCGCCTCCCGGGCCCGGGTCGCGAAGAACCTGGACAAGAGGGTGGAGCAGATGCGCTCCACCAAGATCAGCCGGGTCGGCAAGGAGAGCACCGTCCGGTTCAAGATCCCCACTCCGCCCAAGCCCGGCCGTCTGGTGATGAGGGCCAACAAGCTGGAGATGCGCTACGGCGACCAGCTGGTCTTCGACAAGCTTTCGTTCGAGGTCACCCGGGGCGACCGCTTGCTGGTGATGGGCCTGAACGGCGCCGGCAAGTCGACGCTGCTCAAGATCCTCTCCGAGACAATCGAACCCGTGTCGGGAACCGTGGCGCCGGGCATGAACGTCTCACTCGGCTACTACGCCCAGGAGCACGAGGGCCTGAAGGCCGACGAGCCGGTCATCGACCACCTCCGGGCCGACGGCGTGCTGACCGACCAGCAGATCCGGGCGCTGCTCGGCATGTTCACCCTCTCCGGCGACAAGGCGTTCCAGCTGGCCGGCACCCTGTCCGGTGGAGAGAAGACCAAGCTGGCACTGGCGCAGCTGGCGGCCAAGCGGCACAACCTGCTTCTGCTGGACGAGCCCACCAACAACCTCGACCCGGTCTCCCGTGAGGGCATCACGGCCGCCCTTCAGTCGTGGGAGGGCACTCTCATGATCGTCAGCCACGACGAGGCGTTCGTGCAGCAACTCCAGCCCACCCACGTGCTCTCGATGCCCGACGGTGAGTACACCCACTGGTCGGACGACCTACTGGAGCTCGTAGCCCTGGCGTAG
- a CDS encoding DUF1801 domain-containing protein, translated as MTSVDDFIVQKVPPEFHDVVSLVRRSMAEGAPEATEKISYGMLMWAGRWPLAWISPTKKDITFGFRAGAYFDDPYGLLKGTGKHARHVKLKTVEAADQEALRHYIQQAVANEADL; from the coding sequence GTGACTTCCGTCGACGATTTCATCGTCCAAAAGGTCCCCCCCGAGTTCCACGACGTGGTCTCCCTCGTCCGCCGGTCGATGGCCGAAGGCGCCCCGGAAGCCACCGAGAAGATCAGCTACGGGATGTTGATGTGGGCCGGAAGGTGGCCGCTGGCGTGGATCAGCCCCACCAAGAAGGACATCACCTTCGGGTTCCGGGCCGGCGCCTACTTCGACGACCCCTACGGGCTGCTGAAAGGCACCGGCAAACACGCCCGCCACGTGAAGCTCAAGACCGTCGAAGCCGCCGACCAGGAGGCCCTTCGCCACTACATTCAGCAGGCGGTCGCGAACGAGGCCGATCTCTAG
- the smpB gene encoding SsrA-binding protein SmpB, producing the protein MAVKKKKATAGAISNPKARHDFTILDSFETGIVLTGSEVKSIRQGKASLRESFAVIRDGEVWVVSMHIAPYENAGYSQHDPLRKRKLLLHRKEIDHLLEKTKLQGLTLVPLRLYFTHGMAKIELGLAKGKKNYDKREDLKAKDAKMQIDRMMGRRR; encoded by the coding sequence ATGGCCGTAAAGAAGAAGAAAGCAACCGCGGGAGCGATCTCCAACCCCAAGGCCCGGCACGATTTCACGATTCTCGACTCCTTCGAGACCGGCATCGTGCTCACGGGCAGCGAGGTCAAGTCGATCCGGCAGGGCAAGGCGTCGCTGCGGGAGTCGTTTGCAGTCATCCGGGACGGCGAGGTCTGGGTCGTCTCGATGCACATCGCCCCGTACGAGAACGCCGGGTACTCCCAGCACGACCCCCTGCGCAAGCGCAAACTACTGCTCCACCGCAAGGAGATCGACCACTTGCTGGAGAAGACCAAGCTGCAGGGCCTGACCCTCGTGCCGCTGCGCCTGTACTTCACGCACGGCATGGCCAAGATCGAGCTGGGCCTGGCCAAAGGCAAGAAGAACTACGACAAGCGTGAGGACCTGAAGGCCAAGGACGCCAAGATGCAGATCGACCGGATGATGGGCCGGCGCCGGTAG